In Vigna unguiculata cultivar IT97K-499-35 chromosome 3, ASM411807v1, whole genome shotgun sequence, a single genomic region encodes these proteins:
- the LOC114175193 gene encoding uncharacterized protein LOC114175193, with product MSDDRFDVIVHHGGEVEAHEEAAEVEIGDASGLNSDVEVEGEIEVETMPESDDSSRGKFENRACHLIELSDDEWHSEELLSGPNSESETVGDEENNDERTRCGPFQTFVMPKRRNLKFLKNDSKRVRVGCLGAQNKCQWSAYCSYVRSRKIWQLRKLLDVHSCSKEFKINIIKAKWLSETLDQTLIENPKLKINDVRQRALRKWNTHVSISTARKARAMAADIVDGSFKEQYKRIYDYAHELLKCNPGSTIKIKVENDNDEAIFQRFYSCLKACKDSFVFCRPIIGLDGCFLKGKYGGELLSAVGRDAND from the exons ATGAGTGATGATAGGTTCGATGTTATTGTCCACCATGGTGGTGAAGTAGAGGCCCATGAAGAGGCTGCTGAAGTAGAGATTGGGGATGCCAGTGGTCTGAATAGTGATGTTGAAGTGGAAGGTGAAATTGAAGTGGAAACTATGCCTGAAAGTGATGATTCTAGCAGaggtaaatttgaaaatagagcATGTCATTTAATCGAGTTATCTGATGATGAATGGCATTCAGAAGAATTACTTAGTGGGCCAAATAGCGAGAGTGAAACAGTTGGGGATGAAGAAAACAATGATGAAAGGACAAGATGTGGTCCATTCCAAACATTTGTAATGCCAAAAA GGAGAAATCTGAAATTCTTGAAAAATGATAGTAAGCGAGTTAGGGTTGGTTGTTTAGGTGCACAAAATAAATGTCAATGGTCCGCATATTGTTCCTATGTTCGTAGCCGTAAGATTTGGCAATTAAGGAAACTACTTGATGTTCATTCTTGTAGCAAGGAGTTCAAGATTAATATCATTAAAGCAAAGTGGCTTAGTGAAACCTTGGACCAAACTCTAATAGAGAATCCAAAGCTAAAGATAAATGACGTAAGACAAAGGGCTTTAAGAAAATGGAATACACATGTGTCAATATCAACAGCTCGTAAAGCAAGGGCAATGGCTGCAGATATAGTAGATGGGTCATTTAAAGAGCAATATAAAAGAATCTACGACTATGCACATGAATTACTAAAATGTAATCCCGGATCAACTATAAAAATCAAAGTGGAAAATGATAATGATGAAGCAATTTTTCAGAGGTTTTACTCTTGTTTAAAAGCATGTAAAGATTCCTTTGTCTTCTGTAGACCCATCATAGGTTTGGATGGttgttttttaaaaggaaaatacggAGGTGAGTTGTTGAGTGCTGTGGGTAGAGATGCTAATGATTAG